ggagcgctgaaggctctcacccggtacaacatttaagacaacaggcctgagggtgcccagttgggcgcgaaccttggctcagggcatcgtctgagaggaaaaatatttgaaagaattaatcgaccctggcgggtcgatagcgataagcgctggataagggaaatcgtcgaccacgccggcggggtcggtatcggggtcctaaagtgtttagtgtcgcaagctgattggctgcctctatggttagagtaatcaggttgtcgggatcgtatattacgtccttcgtctTAATAGCGGCAGTAACAATAGCTGTAGCTAGACGAGTACTGTGATCACATACTTCCCTGCCCACTAATCTGCTGGCTGTCACGAATATGGACTGAATGTAATCTTACTTAGAGTAGATAATCATAATCAggttgccatagaataaggaataatactacttatagaacggcaactctccgctccccaccagcgtctgagctaggtttacctcccccccccctcgaacatagtttagacttgaatcgtatggcgccccaaacgccacacacacagatgcgcgtgtacgataatgtcaatgtgtggtgtctgtgtagcacgaggttgtttgtgtgaagtgtccgcgGTGTGACGTTGCGCAAGACTTGATCACCCGATTTGTACGATTAAAATCCCGCAATCCCGAAGGATTATAATCAGCATAAACCAATTCATTTTTTTCGTTTACTGGACAGCGTTAATATCGTAAAGGTCCACCCAGACGAAAATTGGAAGATTGTTTAAAGGTATGCTGTGCCTAGGTGAATGGCATTATTACCTACAAACTGTTTTTGTATTggttcatcatccccctagcattatcccgttactcacagggtccgcttacctaacctgaatatttgacaggtccggttttttgaccatccaacccgcgaaaggaaaaccagaccaatacaggttaggtgacatacctccgaaaatgcatttctcgggaatgtgggtttcctcacgatgttttccttcaccactgagcacgtgataatcacttatgatccaaacatgaatttgaaaacaaattcggctatcattgatttaggcttgtgctggatccgaacctgcgacctcaaagcgagaggcaagcgttttaccaatgTTCTGTTTGTGATTGGCTCTGTTTACGAATTGgttaaaaatcaatattatgaaatacttaataaagacaggtgtaaaagtagtaaaaacattttatttcttctatttaCAAACGTCccattaaagtttttttttttgttttggttttccccgaagggtaaggcaaagggaactatgcccatacagccatgtctgacgtattttttttcttgatgattagtgaaatgatgaaaggtgatgatgatgaaacctaagcccccaccctcggagtagactcctactccgaaccccaaacgaattaactcaaaagtccgcataaacttttgagttatgaagcggcttcccggcacgaagcgaaaataggcagatacactttgttcattgaatactccaatataataacactcgcgaatgtcttccgactaacttaatgcgatcattaaccacaaaacaaaacttcgtattaattatttagattactcaatgaagaaagcaactgtcccgttcccgtttcccgccgaaaagcccccATTAAaggtattttatcacgttttcccgTGACGTCATAGCTTGCGTATGACATCAAGGGAAATGTCATGTCATCATGtcatcatgtcatgtcatgacgtttataaaaaataattcaactaTAGAGCGACAAGGTTCTATAGGCACATGGTTTGAAGGCAATTTTGAAAGTTCGCAAATGGACATTGTACGAAGATGGTACACACCACTTGACAGCTGTCAATGTGTCAATGTCACCCAAGTGCCACAAGATCTTTGGCGACTGTAATTTCTTATAATGACTTCAGgtcactgatttgactagttggaaactgctCTGTTTGATTTGATATTTGATGGAGAACTGTATCAGATGCAGATGCAGTCGTAATTAATGCATTGTCCATTCCCCTTCTCGAGTTTGTAGCATCGCTCTAAGCAGAGCGGCGTGGAGTAGCAGTTGCCCGCTGGTAAGATGCGAATCATGCCAGAAGGAATCTTCACGTCGTCTTCAGCTACGTCCACTGTTGGACAAGAAATTGCATAGTAGAAAACTACGAAACGAAGTATTTATATACCTCATAAAATATTCTtctaaagaaaaagaagaagattaaatatTGCTCGATTAGAATTACAGCAGCACTTAAAATACGATACACCCTAGTGTGTACAGAAAAAACTGTTCTGACAGTTGCCATTCGAATCTTACATAAAAgtatgggcagagccacgagtaggtaatcaaagacaacatgcagccaGTATTAGCAAGGTGGAGTACGctcttaaaaaattaaaaaaaggaataaactCACGAGCTAGAGGCACCGTCCTTGAAGTGACCAATGTTATGCACGCGAAAAGTAATATCACTGAAGTCTTCATATCTTCAATCAGCCTGAGACTAGAATGATGATACGGACGGTTTACAACTGTATTTATATATGACTGAATCTGGGATGTAGTATGAGTGTAGATATTATTTATAGTAAACAACTTCAGTAgtttaataaacataaacagcgttATTTACATTGGATAatcaatttatataaataaaatgaatcaaACGATTATTCACAAGTCGCTGACGTCAAACGCTACTTCGACGCCTGAAATTGGTCTATTTTGGTAAGTAGGTATCATAAAACCAATAACATTAGAACCCTGACAAGATATTGACACACAACCCGACAAAATGTTGAAATCCAAAGCAGTATCCAAGTTCACCATTTCTTAGTATACCTAACTGGACGTACTGGTACttcatcgtcactaatttaagcctCGCTCTTCtatgtgtagcattctccatgctagtttttagggaaaatagggcagtggtttgcaTCTTGCCTTcagccccgcagtactctgtcagaCGCCGGTAGGAcgcgctcagagtagtctatttcaaagccgtactaggactcctgtcgtccgcctctgaatagtactgacagttactgctgccctctgtcaggttccaggttacagtccctgtgatgcgccccttccgtcctgcattgccgtaccgatggctcttatctccgcctctgcaaccgttgaggtcttcacccgtatccctgggcaagggttctgctttataccccgtaggtctgggtccctattagaactcagccaccatctcattccggcctactgaagtaaaaaTGATAATAGTACTTATCTTGCTAAAATGAAAGTACCTATCTATAATTTTGAACTTGGCATTCACGCCgactattatattataattatgtattatatacattatgatacaaATGAGCTGTGTTGGTCATTACAGTCGAGCGTAGACGAGGGCGCAACGGAGCCGAGAGTAGCAGCATCAGTTTTCAATGTTTTTTAAGTCATCCGAATTTCCTAATCAAACAATTCTATTTTTAGAAAGTTATTCGAGATCCCGTAAATACTTACTGATCTCGTGGAATAATTGTAAGTACTAATTGCTAaatctcgaatttgcgacctCTTTTGCCTAGTCAATTTTCACAGTTCTGTGTTTATATGCCGTAGTTATTTGATTTTGCCGGTCAGATCTTCGCTTTAAGGGGTTCgcaaataaataacagtaaattttgataatgtttaattttaatcaTAGTACAGTTATAAAAGATTAATTAACAGCTAAATCCTGGAATCGATGTAACAATCAGATGAAATTTATGTAGGCTCGGTctaagtatgtaaaaaatattgtacagGACACAGTAGAAAATATTATAGTTATTCTACGAAATGTATTTTACTGCAAATTTCTATCTATTTGATTAGTAAAGAGAGTAAAGAAAACTACATATTTTCATGAAAAACAGTTTTTTGTGCCAACTTCTATCAATAAATTGCTCAGAAGGGGGTGTAGAGCGCGTGAGAGGGGACCTAAGCGATTGTTTCAGAACTGTGTTCAGGGTTCGTACACACCCGCAGCTGACCTATTGAGAATTCAGAaaggtatataaaaataattttgtaggaaatataataaataagctTTACTTTAGTCGCAGAACTTTTTTCTCTACGACGGGCCGTTTCTGAGATATTAGCGAAAAACTTAGAAATGGGACCTTTGCCCCCTTCCCTTTTCCTGCTCGCGTCTTAGACGTGGAGACTTTTAGTATGTTAACTCCCTAAACAACCTGAACACACTTCTGAAAGAATCGCTTAGGTTCCCCTCTCGCGCActctacaacccctttattgACCGGACAAATCCGGTCCGGTCGCGTGGTACATATAAAATATTCTGTACTGAGTGATTCATCTGTTATGTAGTAGGCTAAGTATTGAAAATCTAGTCATAGATCTAAAGATACTTTTTTTGAAACGTAAAAACGAAAGTcttctttggagtttgtgtgGAAATACTGTTCTGTGGCGTCATcaaaaaagcggtcaaacgtcgtactcattttcacttaaattatgaataaattttaaaaataagtcgaaacgtaaaatgagattgattttcatCATCTTAGACAGCCTTCTATTTCTAGACAAgcattttatcatttttctttGACCCGACTGGGCCCGACTCGACCCGACTGGgtcaaagaaaaatgttttcgtGTTAGGGTATttagtcaaataccctatttatGCCCGAACGCTTGACTGAACATAAGTATTACAAGTTCACAGCTTAATCAGTGGTAGAAGTTCTTATAGTCGTTGGTGGTGATGTATATAAATCATTGCAAATGCAGTCTGTGTCGATGCACCTCGCCTGCTCTTTTCTATGGGCGACGCACAGGTCCAAGCATTTTGAGTCATCTGTGCACTTACCAGTAGGCATAAGACGAATCAAACCACCCGGGGAATCATGATGACGTTTCTCTTCCCAGGACACTAAAACgaacaaatcaaaataaaataattaattgcaggcttgaataaaGTAAGATTCggtgcttcggagtgcacgttaagccgttgatcccggctatcagccgtaaaaacacctccacctcgTACGTTGTCCTCAATTCTTTCCCACAATCCTATTAattactacctacctactacttaATTGCTTCAATGGAGGTTTAGCAAAAGTGAGGTTATGTCGCAATATTTAACTATCGGATGATTAACTACCTCGtgcaaaggttttttttttctgtaaataTATAATCGATTAAACAGTTATTCGATAATCACACCAAATATATCTTTTTCATATTTCTTTGCATGTAGATTGAGAATTATGTTGATTTTTggtattttagataaaaaatatgacaATTTTTTTAGACCATACCCCAACTTATTACATTTTGGTCCACCGTTTTCCATCTCCTTTCCCCATTTGTTTATACAGTCGATGTGTTACAAAGTAGTGCAACCTCAAATTAACGACTTACgctatacggggtgtaagtagcatcgtaacgaatactgagggagatgattcagttcatgattctgagttaatatcaagtgtaattttccgacgcaaaagtcaccgttttattgctttttttgtaaattattttcaattctatacttttgcgatggaaaataccacttgatattaactcagaataacgagTTGAATTAttcctttcagtattcgttactgatGTACGGGTACAAGTACATAGAGATAGCCAAACAAGTACGTATccacgggtgttagtgacactgtaacgaatactaagggggatgactcagaccatgattcagagttgatatcaaatggaatttcattacTATATCACTAACAGACTGTACATAATGGCACGCCTATATTTCCAAATAGGTTGAGCAGAGCCATAAAAAATCAGAAAACAAGTTCCAGCTATACCGATACCTTTTCAATTGTATTATGGTGACAGTTGCCCATAGCCCGTAACCCACAATGTTGAAATGAAGTAACTAACTTCCCATTAACATGTTATAAGTAGTACCTTTTGCTTACACAGTCGATGGGTTACAAAGTAATCCAATCTTACATTAATGACatgctttatttttaaatggttCAAGAATTTAAATAAACCAATTTCCTACCAATTATGCCTATCGGCCACCGATGATGGTTTCCATTTTCTGTCCATTGGGGTCTTGCGCAGCTTAGCTTTATATACATAAACCACACGAAAGACCAAATTAACGTAGTCTTCATTTTTTTAACACACAATTTCAAacctgaaaaatataaataaaaatatttgctacCCAGTGATACgagcacaaaaaaaaaggtaaagaaaataaagacggcattgtttttgtaaaaagttgtaataaaaatataagttttttacaaatataaattttaaagttatatttttatttatattacgttGGGAACtcatttattaagataacatgCTTCCGATACgtgatttggagataaaacctattcggtcatgttatcaattcaacgtaattatcgaataaatacaagaaaacccgcaagtaaaggctagtaatatgtacatatttgaaatgtgcgaattaagccctttcatttgatactcaacATACTACCATtcgaaaaataaagttttttgttctcactttatgtcctctagagggcgcctaATTAAATTTAGTGTGACGTCATATATCCTAGAACCACAggataatcaagacgcttctagtgacacctcatttgtttctgacaggtggtttagaagttagcttggaacatacatacattatatacatacatagcggtcaaacacatgacCCTccattttgcttcgccgcagtcgggtaaaaaagtaaatagactgatacttaaaaaaaactaataataaataactagttTAGGAATGGAGCTTCATCATATTCTACGACGGTGCTCCAATACGAGATGGTGGTGAAGGTTTTGAACAAGTAGTCAAACTAGTTATGAGAGTCTTGAAGCAAAGACTTAAGCTTGATGTACACAGAGTCTGGAAAGCGGGAAAAGCATTTGATTACGGTTACGAGTACATACTTTATCGGCAcccgaaagacgtaataaaTGACCTCTGACGACTCGATTACTGTAGCCCTAGAGACAggcaatcagctcacgacaacaaactccgccggcgtggtcgatatCTTCCCTCTTTCGTCTGTCGATTGATTCTTACAAATGTAATCCTCTTGCAGACGCCCTGACTTAAGGTTCacgccctactgggcaccctcagtcctgttgtcttaaattttgtaccgagtgagagacctcagcgctccctttttgtccggccaagtagtaccATCTCAggaaaacctacaataaatcacgtcataaACGGTTACGTACTTTAAATGCCGCAATTCTGACCGCTTTTCTGTGTGCAGCAAGTATTATTCCAACTACTGACAGTATAATTTAAACCAAAATACGTGAGAGTATTTTAGAAATTCGATTGCATACTaagagaaaataattaaactacGGAGGCGCTATTACTGTTCTAAGATAACAATTACAAAGGCAGAAAATCCATTCTCCATAATCGAATCTTCCGCTTATAATTAATTTGATCTGAGTTATGTCTCGTATAGCAGGCCGGACAAATAAGAAGATGAGAGCTCTCACCAGaatcatgataaatatattatatcgaAATAATGTGACAAATAACCAAATAGCTCTATGTCTGATGACATTAGACAGTAAGTTCATTATAAAGAACCAACCcaatttactaaataaaatacacaacaCATATAGCACACTTTTAACCCGACTGCCAAAGGAAGAGGGTAATGTTTTTCGAATCTAgattatgtatgtctgtttctTTGTGGCTTCCTATAGCGGTCTGATGAATTTTCATGTTTGATATATCGTTTGATTCGCCTATATCACGGGAATGATATAGAAAACATTTTATCCCGAAAGTCCAGTGGGATATTCGTTGCACCTGATTACAATTATCGATAACTAATTCGgtaacgccatctgttgacAAGAAGCGAAACATTGCTGTCAGTTGTCAATATATACGTCTGCTCTGCTCTATTTATATATTCCTCTTGCTCACTCCGCTACTCGATACCAGAGGGTAGCAACagtataaaaacttttataCATAAAAACAGTCTTTTATTGTCAAGAAAGTGTATCAGATGCACATACAGTCCATGAGTATGCAGGCCCCAAAGCCCTTATCCACTCTGTAGCACCGTCGTATGCAGACTTTGGTGTCATTGCAAGTACCCACTGGAAGCAACCTAATTAGACCAGAAGGAATATACTCGTCAGTCTCGTTTACatcttctgtaagaaaccgttataattcaaattacataaaaaatctCAGAATACATGAAACAATATACAATAGAACAAAATAACACAGTTACTGAATAGAGGATGTCTCTCCGCAGTCACCAATAGTAAGGACGAGAGAACTTGAATAAAAACAAgatgcatattttttattataggtCACTATAACATTCAGGCtagaaaacaaaaactttttcaATCGATTATGATGCTGTGTTTACTCGCGTGTTTTCGCGTTTTGCAAATCCACATCCGTAAcactgtaataaaaaaatgttaaaacacataataccgggttcttaccggatatgagactccccgatattatgtgttttaattatgataataaccatgTAAACgtcaatgtataaaaaaaaaaattatttatgaaaataatactAGGTGAAGACACTAAAAGCAACTAActaaaagttaaattaaaacaGATAAAAATCTCACGAACGCATTTTGCTTAACAAACATTCAATTAATTCTTGAAATAACAATTAGTTGGACTATTCCAATCGTCGAGGAACACCATAACTAAATTGTTAATTGAACGATGGTTCCATTTTTAAACacgcttttttttatttattacgttaGCTTGCGACGCATGTTCCTAACCTTCAACAATCATGAGAACGGACTTCAAAAGAGTCGTGTAGTTCAAACTCTGTAGGGCTGTACACAGGAGATTACAGGACTAAAAAAAGAAGATGAGCACGCGATgggattcatttatttatttcagtaaaCATATTGCGTACACTTACATCAATATTTTAATGAGTAAGTTTATTTAACATTTcatctgttttcatcattgaCATACTATAAACAAGAGGATCGTTCATAAAAAGTCAATGCTTCTCAAATGAgtgaatataaaacaatatgatgcattattttcaaatttgggggctaaaaaggccacatcaaagcaaattcatgtaaaaaagcaatattgctatttgacatttgtttgcattgtgcacttaatgttatatatattatgtcacTTTTAAAATTCCTTCTGTTCACCATAATACATCTTAGAATTCATTCCCCCGCCAACCGCGAGGCGAGAGGTGTGCTAAATTTTAAATCCTTCGTAAAATGGCTAAATCAACGATCGAATCGTTAGAAAAAGTTATAAGCAGGTTCTTAGCACCGATTGAAATTAAAATCACAAGTGTTCTGACGGAGTTAAAGAAGCTTGAAGACAAAATAGTGAGTCAAGACCAGCAAAAGTTCGTTTGCACAAAATGTCACTGCAGCAACAATCACCCGATGACAGGCGACGCCGACTCTCCCAGAACCTCCTTAGTGACAGTGAGCGTACAGGAACGCAAATCCTTTGCGCAAAGTGTGAGTAAAAAACCATCGTTACTGACAAAGAAACCGATATTACCGGCTTCAAAAAACCAACAGAGGGTATCTCTACCGACTGTGCGCGCCGACCCCGCGCGTGCACCTACATCTACGTCAGCGAGTACCCACATCAGCATGGGTTCAACAACCTCAACTGAAAACAAACTAGGCAACACGGCGACAAACACTGCATCACCACTTGTTTCGAGCCACGAGGACCCAAGTCAGCTTGAAGATTCCCGGGCTGAACCTCTAGTTGAACCCCCATGGCAAGTAGCAAAGCACAAAAAACGTAAATCGCAACGAGTAACTGTGCGAGGCACTGGACCGATAGACAACGAGCTGCAGACCACTGAGCGTACTAAAAAAATCCATGCGTGCTTCTTCAAACCCGAAACTTCTAGCGATGCAGTAAAGGAGTATATGTTTAGAAAATCACCAGCAACCAGTGACTACAAAGTTGACAAATTAAAACTGAAGCACGAACACTACTCGTCATTCGCTATAACATTCCCAATGAGCAAGTTCAACTTTTTTATGTCTCCGGATAACTGGCCGGCCGGCGTAGAAGTTAGCGAGTGGTTTCGATACAGCGCGCGACGCGCGGGGCGCGCGTCACACAGCTCCCACCACGGGCGCTCTGCCCCCGCCGCCAGCGCACCCGACACCGAGCGCGGACACACGGCCGCCACGCGTGACTGATCGACTGATCGTATGCCATCAGAATATTAACGGCCTGGCTGGGAAGACTAGGCGAATGGAAGTCCTATTGAATAACCGACTTCAGTGTGACGTGTTGATCATCACTGAGCATTTTCTTCGAGACGATCAACTGACATCTGTAACTTTGAATAACTATGACTTGTTGTCTTCATATTGTCGCCCAAATATCATCCACGGCGGAAGTTGCATTTACGTACGTTCGGGAATTAAAGCCATTACTAGACCTGAGTACAAAGACTTATCCGTTGAACAGTTGTTTGATGTTTGCGGTTTATATTTAACCGAACATGATTTGCTTATAATAGCAGTATATCACTCTCCCTTAACTAACGATCTCGAATATCTGCAGTTATTTGAGAAATTACTTGATAAATTGAATAACGAGTCTTGCTGTTCTGTTATAATGGGTGATGTTAACATCAACTTATTGCAATTTTCTTCGAACAAGAAAAAGCTGGCAGAAATACTATCAACCAGTAATTTTACGCAACATGTGGATTTTCCAACTCGTAAGCAAGGAAACTGCGTATCATTACTCGATCATGCTTATACAAACATCCCGGGTGACCGTGTGTCAGTCGTTAATGTTGATACTAAACTCAGCGACCACTCCGCGCAAAAACTCACCTTTGTTTACGATAGGAATCGGACACAATTACCCACAACACCAAAAAGATTACTTACACATTCAAACAAGCTCAAGTTCGCTCTCGAATTAATATCTATTGACTGGAATGAAATAGTTTTGCGGCATGAGTATGACTGTGAGAAGCTTGCCAGTGCAATTTGTACTTTGTTAGGTAACAAATTCGATATTTGTTTTCCTAAAAAACGACTGCCATCCATAACGAACAAAAACTCGTGGGTGGACAGTGAGGTCCTCAACATGAAACTGTTGCTTTTTGACTGTTTGGATCTAAAGGAAAAATTCCCCGATAACGAGAACATCGCGGCTCGTACCGCAGAGCTATCCACCCGCTATGAGTCATTGCTGTCAGCAAAGCGTACGCGGTACTATTCAGAAATGATAAAAAACTCTAGCAATAAAAGCAAGCAAATGTGGTTAGTAGTCAATACCGAGTTAGGGCGTAAAGTTCGGGATCGTGTGGACTTTACAGACGTTATCAGGGACTGTGACGGTTTGCCTTTTAAGTCTAAAACAGAAGCCGTGAACGCTATAAATTACGAATTTGTGAGCGCCGCAAGCGCATGCGGCGCCCCGCCGGCCGACCGCGCCGCTTGCGCCGGCGTGCTGACGCGCGGGCTGCCGCCCAGTGACTCGTCACTGCGATTCAAGTACTTCACTCCACAAGAAGTGTTGTCAACACTACAACGGCGAATCGCACATAAAAGTAGTACGGACGTATATGAATTGTCACCGAACGTCCTAAAAGACGTATGCCCCGTCATTAGCATCGCACTAGCCAGATTATTTAACCTATGTGTTCGCCAGGGCATTTACCCAGAAACcctcaaaaaagtaaaaatctcACCGCTGTACAAAGGGAAAGGACATAAATCAAATATTAAATCCTACCGACCGATCTCCTTGATACCAGtgattagtaaaatatttgaagtgGGCCTTAACGCGAGGTTGTTGTCGTACTGGGTGCCGCGAGATGTGCTATCGGAGAGGCAGTACGCGTACCGGCACGGCCGCTCCACCACCGACCTCGTGCGGGAGGTGGTGTGGCGCGTGCTGAGCGCGCGCGAGGCCGCCCGCCACGTCGCCGTCATCTGCTGCGACCTGTCCCGCGCGTTCGATACTGCTAATCACGAGCTCATTAGGGACAAGCTCGAACACTACGGAATACGGGGTCCAGCTCTGTCGCTTATAGCTTCCTTCATGTCTAACAGGAAACAAGTAGTTTCAGGAGACGGGGGGCAGACCACATCAGAAGAGCTGGAGACTGCAATGGGCGTGCCACAAGGCTCGTGTCTGTCCAACACTCTTTTCAGCATCCTCTTAAACGACTTGCCGGTATCCGTAGATGGGGCCGATATCTTTATGTACGCCGACGATGTGACCGCTGTGGTTTCCGCTCCATCACCGTCTGAGCTGGAACAAAGCCTGGTTACAGTAGTCACTAAGATACATACATGGTTGACGGCAAACGGTTTGGCTTTAAACAGGGAAAAGACCTGTTTCATGCGTTTCTCGCTAAACGGCCACAAACTGCAACCTTTGCAGATCCCAGTGGGCGGCACATTCCTTCAACAGGTTGAGTCCACTCGGTTACTGGGTTTTACTATCGACAGCGGTCTTTGTTGGGATGAGCACATAGATGACTGGTGCACGCGCCTGGGGCGAGCTTGTTTCGCTTTGCGCCGTCTCGCTAAAACTGCGTCGAGAGATGTGGTAAGAACGTGCTATTTCGCGACCGTGCACTCTCTGATCACGTATGGTACTGAACTATGGGGTAGGGCAGCGGACTGGGAACGCATATTTCGTATGCAGAAGCGTGGTGTCCGCGCTATTGCGCGAATAC
The genomic region above belongs to Pectinophora gossypiella chromosome 4, ilPecGoss1.1, whole genome shotgun sequence and contains:
- the LOC126366351 gene encoding uncharacterized protein LOC126366351 isoform X2, yielding MFIFSCTKVTICWITMQDGDGAETTAVTSSAYIKISAPSTDTGKSFKRMLKRVLDRHEPCGTPIAVSSSSDVVCPPSPETTCFLLDMKEAISDRAGPRIP
- the LOC126366351 gene encoding uncharacterized protein LOC126366351 isoform X1, yielding MTFISTFFCEHVYIFVYKGDYLLDYNASSDGDGAETTAVTSSAYIKISAPSTDTGKSFKRMLKRVLDRHEPCGTPIAVSSSSDVVCPPSPETTCFLLDMKEAISDRAGPRIP